The following proteins are encoded in a genomic region of Lactiplantibacillus plantarum:
- a CDS encoding ABC transporter ATP-binding protein gives MNTIEAQNISIGYGDKVIVDQLSITIPHGQITTLIGPNGSGKSTLIRAIAHLLPPTTGVILLDHQNIQQIKSKTFAKKIAVLPQTNQTANDLTVEELVSFGRLPYRRPLSGLTTTDHQKIEWALTQASLQDLRQRPLSTLSGGQRQRAWIAMAVAQDTDTIILDEPTTYLDLTHQLEVMQLVKKLNEQAHRTIIMALHDLNHAARISDQLIALKDGHVLAHGPVSTVMTAANLKTIFNIDATLVDYHGTPLILTYNGCQEVAPA, from the coding sequence GTGAATACCATTGAAGCCCAAAATATTAGTATTGGTTATGGCGACAAGGTTATCGTCGATCAGCTATCAATTACGATTCCGCATGGTCAGATCACTACGCTGATTGGCCCGAATGGTAGCGGTAAATCGACCCTCATTCGTGCCATCGCCCACCTATTGCCACCAACAACCGGCGTTATTCTACTGGATCATCAAAACATTCAACAAATCAAAAGCAAAACTTTTGCGAAAAAGATTGCAGTCTTACCACAGACAAACCAAACGGCTAACGATCTCACCGTAGAAGAACTGGTGAGTTTTGGCCGCTTACCTTATCGGCGGCCGTTAAGTGGGCTCACCACAACTGACCATCAAAAAATCGAATGGGCGCTCACTCAGGCCAGCCTCCAAGATTTACGCCAACGGCCCCTAAGCACCCTTTCTGGCGGACAACGTCAACGGGCATGGATCGCCATGGCCGTTGCTCAAGATACTGACACGATTATTCTGGATGAACCCACCACCTACTTAGATTTGACTCACCAATTAGAAGTGATGCAACTCGTCAAAAAGCTCAACGAACAGGCCCACCGAACTATCATTATGGCATTACACGACTTGAACCATGCGGCTCGCATCTCTGACCAATTAATCGCGCTCAAGGACGGTCACGTTTTGGCCCACGGTCCCGTGTCCACCGTCATGACGGCCGCTAACTTAAAAACAATTTTCAATATTGATGCCACCCTCGTTGACTACCACGGTACCCCACTGATTTTGACCTATAACGGCTGTCAGGAAGTGGCCCCCGCATGA
- a CDS encoding ABC transporter substrate-binding protein, giving the protein MGSLLLGACGAKQPTSTTVTRTDYLKHKVKVPKHPKRIVASYLEDDLVALGIKPVVQWSVKNGSGTQAYLKEQLKGVPLIDYSLPYEAVTKAKPDLILMGTSSAVANGKYAQYNKIAPTYVVKNGTTVTWRQTFLDVAKVVNRQAKAKKVLAKYDKQVQTTRQALKKSGQHKVAVLWVTNNTAYMVNDNSASGALLYQDLQLGEPSLVKQVSKSATADWSAVSLEKLAKLDADDIFLVNSQKSASLFKDPLWKNIKAVKNNHLYQYGDSSSWQYSGPIAYSQMIDMVKTDLLK; this is encoded by the coding sequence ATGGGAAGCCTACTATTAGGGGCGTGCGGTGCGAAGCAGCCGACAAGTACGACAGTTACACGAACCGATTATTTGAAGCATAAGGTCAAGGTGCCGAAGCATCCGAAACGGATCGTGGCGAGTTATTTGGAAGATGATTTAGTGGCTTTAGGCATTAAACCGGTCGTGCAGTGGTCGGTCAAAAATGGTAGTGGTACGCAGGCTTACTTGAAAGAGCAGTTGAAAGGGGTGCCGCTAATTGACTATTCGTTACCATATGAAGCGGTGACCAAGGCCAAACCGGACTTGATTCTGATGGGGACGAGTAGTGCGGTCGCCAATGGCAAGTATGCGCAATATAATAAAATCGCCCCGACCTACGTGGTCAAAAATGGGACTACGGTAACGTGGCGCCAAACTTTCCTTGATGTGGCTAAGGTGGTTAATCGCCAGGCTAAGGCCAAAAAAGTCCTTGCTAAGTATGACAAGCAGGTCCAAACGACGCGACAAGCGTTGAAAAAGTCTGGTCAGCATAAAGTGGCGGTGTTGTGGGTCACCAATAATACGGCCTACATGGTCAATGATAATTCGGCCAGCGGGGCCTTACTGTATCAAGATTTACAATTGGGTGAACCAAGTTTAGTTAAACAAGTGTCTAAGTCGGCCACGGCGGATTGGTCGGCGGTCTCGTTAGAAAAGCTAGCTAAGTTAGATGCGGATGATATTTTCTTAGTGAATAGTCAAAAGAGTGCGTCGCTATTTAAGGACCCGCTGTGGAAAAATATCAAGGCCGTGAAAAACAACCATCTGTACCAGTATGGTGACAGTAGCAGTTGGCAGTATTCGGGACCAATTGCTTATTCACAAATGATTGATATGGTGAAGACGGACTTGTTGAAATAA
- a CDS encoding TetR/AcrR family transcriptional regulator has product MTKTRRRGAELENAIYQAARDILNQDGLEQLTFANVAEQAGTSKPVIYRRWRSPLELAIAAIQDQIITENHGQLDEVNLTGQTLSEDLFQVLKRFTVSINTFNQALVITWFHHLDQQANPEVKDLLNAVKKIDAHAIERVCQRAQQRGELRTGTLSCDLQLMPFDWLRYRAFANEPITDATLHLLVDDLLVPAYQHALG; this is encoded by the coding sequence ATGACTAAAACACGTCGTCGTGGCGCTGAACTCGAAAACGCCATCTATCAAGCCGCCCGTGACATCTTAAATCAAGATGGTCTTGAACAATTGACGTTCGCTAACGTCGCGGAACAGGCCGGCACCAGTAAGCCTGTCATTTACCGACGCTGGCGTTCACCACTAGAGCTTGCAATTGCGGCTATCCAGGACCAAATCATTACGGAAAACCATGGTCAACTAGACGAAGTGAACTTGACCGGTCAGACACTTTCTGAAGATTTATTCCAAGTACTCAAGCGCTTCACTGTCAGTATTAATACATTCAATCAAGCTTTGGTTATCACTTGGTTTCACCACCTAGATCAACAAGCAAATCCAGAAGTTAAGGACTTGCTCAATGCTGTGAAAAAGATTGATGCCCATGCGATTGAACGCGTGTGTCAGCGTGCACAGCAACGTGGGGAACTGCGTACGGGAACTTTATCGTGCGACTTACAACTGATGCCATTCGACTGGCTTCGCTACCGTGCTTTTGCTAATGAACCGATTACTGATGCCACCCTTCATCTACTTGTCGATGATTTATTAGTCCCCGCCTATCAACACGCGTTGGGCTGA
- a CDS encoding DHA2 family efflux MFS transporter permease subunit, with protein sequence MQAKAKISKATMTIAWVVVFGAMAPLLDSTMINIAINNLVTSFHSSVTTVQWAVTGYLLATGVAVPFSSWLLNRFDGKAVFVAGEILFGLGSIFAAVAPNIQLLIIARLVQGFAGGLIMPLLTTLLVQTAGAAVMGQMMATVGLPMILGPLIGPVIGGIIIKFASWHWIFWINVPVVLISIALILWKMPNYPAQNRTAKMDFIGILLLIVSSSAIIYSLVNAAHTDRFNNATSIEMLILGAIALISYVVWAAWQKERAVVPLHLFKFASFDGAGLGLFIAGTVLNGAMLLLPLYFQNVRGMSVINAALALLPQGAGMLVSRTLTGRLTDQIGAKYVVLGSVVITFVGTLPFYWFGQQTSYWILALILFVRGIGAGGILMPLMADAYTGMQPGQVPAATIGTRIIQNIGSAFGSALITTIVTAYSTHQVNVFERHLKAGTYHVDAAHLQVFTTSHLQAIRLAAFQQGFLVIAIAAIVIILPTLLLTNKLKAAK encoded by the coding sequence ATGCAAGCAAAAGCAAAAATTTCAAAAGCAACTATGACGATTGCCTGGGTCGTAGTGTTTGGTGCGATGGCACCATTATTAGATTCAACCATGATCAACATTGCCATTAACAACTTAGTGACTAGTTTTCATAGTAGCGTGACGACGGTCCAGTGGGCAGTTACAGGTTATTTACTGGCAACGGGGGTCGCGGTGCCATTTTCCAGTTGGTTACTCAATCGATTTGATGGTAAAGCAGTCTTTGTGGCTGGTGAGATTTTGTTTGGTCTTGGCTCGATATTTGCAGCCGTAGCACCGAATATTCAACTATTGATTATCGCTCGGTTAGTTCAAGGTTTTGCGGGTGGCTTGATTATGCCACTCTTGACGACCTTGCTTGTGCAAACTGCGGGTGCAGCAGTGATGGGCCAGATGATGGCAACAGTTGGGCTACCCATGATTTTAGGACCATTAATCGGACCGGTCATTGGCGGAATCATTATCAAATTTGCATCGTGGCATTGGATTTTTTGGATCAATGTCCCAGTAGTCTTGATTTCAATCGCTTTGATTTTGTGGAAGATGCCGAATTATCCGGCACAAAATCGAACAGCGAAAATGGACTTTATTGGTATCTTGCTACTAATTGTGTCCTCAAGTGCTATCATTTATAGTTTGGTTAATGCCGCGCATACTGACCGTTTTAATAACGCGACAAGTATTGAGATGTTAATTCTAGGGGCGATAGCGTTGATTAGTTATGTCGTATGGGCCGCTTGGCAAAAAGAACGGGCGGTAGTGCCACTGCACTTATTTAAGTTTGCATCATTTGATGGTGCTGGCTTAGGATTGTTTATCGCTGGGACGGTATTGAACGGCGCAATGTTGTTACTACCACTCTATTTTCAAAACGTTCGGGGAATGAGCGTGATTAACGCCGCTCTAGCGCTATTACCTCAGGGAGCGGGAATGCTAGTTTCGCGGACGTTAACGGGAAGGCTAACAGATCAAATAGGCGCTAAGTACGTGGTTCTGGGAAGTGTCGTCATCACGTTTGTCGGTACCTTACCGTTTTATTGGTTTGGTCAACAGACGTCTTACTGGATTTTGGCACTTATTTTATTTGTGCGGGGAATTGGTGCTGGTGGTATTTTAATGCCGTTAATGGCCGATGCTTATACAGGAATGCAACCTGGACAAGTGCCAGCTGCAACAATTGGGACCAGAATTATCCAAAATATTGGGAGTGCGTTTGGATCCGCTTTGATTACGACGATTGTAACGGCGTATTCCACACACCAAGTGAATGTGTTTGAACGACACCTAAAAGCAGGAACGTATCACGTCGACGCAGCTCACTTACAAGTCTTTACAACAAGCCATTTGCAAGCAATTCGCTTAGCAGCGTTTCAACAAGGCTTTCTAGTGATTGCAATTGCCGCAATAGTTATTATTTTGCCAACCTTATTGCTGACTAACAAATTGAAGGCGGCGAAGTAA
- a CDS encoding aldo/keto reductase has protein sequence MKTIQIGASQLKASAVALGIMRMVRLDTDAAANVLETVHDRGVNFIDSADIYGNGDSERIFGQALKQSSLKREDFFIQSKGGIVLDPEKSSGELVFGQRYDFSKQHLIATVDKILQRMQLDYLDSFLLHRPDPLMDPAEVAAAFDELQATGKVRHFGVSNFNPMQVEMLQAAVSQKLMINQLQFGVMHTGPIQFGLHTNMQDTASLNHDGEIIEYSRLHHMTIQAWSPYQYGMFAGTFIDNPKFPELNAKLQELADQYHVTKNAIATAWILRHPANMQVILGSMNPQHLDESIAGTDVTLTRQEWYDVYFAAGNDLP, from the coding sequence ATGAAGACAATTCAAATTGGCGCTAGTCAGCTCAAAGCGTCTGCGGTTGCGCTGGGTATTATGCGGATGGTTCGTTTAGATACCGATGCGGCAGCGAACGTCTTAGAGACCGTTCATGACCGGGGCGTTAACTTTATTGATTCAGCGGATATTTATGGTAACGGTGATTCGGAACGGATTTTCGGGCAGGCATTAAAACAGTCGAGTTTAAAGCGTGAAGACTTTTTTATTCAATCTAAAGGTGGTATTGTACTCGATCCTGAGAAGAGTTCTGGTGAACTAGTCTTTGGTCAACGCTATGACTTTTCTAAGCAGCATTTGATTGCAACGGTCGATAAGATCTTGCAACGGATGCAGCTGGACTACCTAGATTCGTTTCTATTACACCGGCCCGATCCGCTGATGGATCCCGCCGAAGTCGCCGCGGCGTTTGATGAATTGCAAGCTACTGGTAAGGTGCGTCACTTCGGTGTTTCCAACTTTAACCCGATGCAAGTCGAGATGTTACAAGCGGCAGTCAGCCAGAAATTGATGATCAACCAATTACAATTTGGTGTCATGCACACCGGTCCAATTCAGTTTGGGTTGCACACGAATATGCAGGATACGGCTAGCCTTAATCATGATGGCGAAATTATCGAATATTCGCGGCTACACCACATGACGATTCAAGCTTGGTCACCCTATCAATACGGCATGTTTGCTGGGACCTTTATTGATAATCCGAAGTTTCCAGAATTGAATGCGAAATTACAGGAATTGGCTGATCAATATCATGTGACTAAAAATGCGATTGCGACGGCTTGGATTTTACGTCACCCGGCCAATATGCAGGTCATTTTAGGTTCAATGAATCCGCAACACCTTGATGAGAGCATTGCGGGGACCGATGTGACGTTGACACGCCAGGAATGGTATGACGTTTACTTTGCAGCGGGCAATGATTTACCTTAA
- a CDS encoding TMEM175 family protein, producing the protein MNKARLEAFTDAIIAIVLTLLVLDLPRPQTPSVRALFAEWQSIYVYIITFTLLISIWLNHHDLFVQVKKIDRVVFWANSFWLLCQSFIPFMASWITKFPHSKWPAVFYILTGFVWMLAYQLLVAAVRRLNPHIHRMSSPALSVVFGGFLVVLTVALINPDVGLFLIPVHAFASVILATKRKWHLRKYF; encoded by the coding sequence TTGAACAAGGCAAGATTAGAGGCGTTTACAGATGCGATTATCGCGATTGTTTTAACGTTATTAGTATTAGACTTACCGCGGCCTCAAACTCCTTCAGTGCGGGCACTCTTTGCGGAATGGCAAAGTATTTATGTTTATATCATTACATTTACATTATTGATTTCAATTTGGCTTAATCATCACGATTTATTCGTGCAGGTCAAAAAAATCGATCGGGTTGTTTTTTGGGCGAATAGTTTCTGGTTGCTATGTCAGTCTTTTATTCCATTCATGGCCTCATGGATTACTAAATTTCCGCATTCAAAATGGCCCGCAGTATTTTATATTCTTACGGGTTTTGTTTGGATGTTGGCTTATCAGTTACTAGTAGCCGCCGTTAGAAGATTAAATCCACACATTCATCGTATGAGTAGTCCGGCATTAAGTGTTGTTTTTGGTGGCTTTTTAGTGGTTCTAACAGTCGCGTTAATTAATCCCGATGTGGGCTTGTTCCTAATCCCCGTTCACGCATTTGCTAGTGTTATTTTGGCGACTAAACGTAAGTGGCATTTACGCAAGTATTTTTAA
- a CDS encoding SDR family oxidoreductase → MQKQLVVVTGGSGFIAIHIIRQLLQQGYAVRTTVRSLAKAPVIKEMLTNGGITDLSALEIVVADLAHDEHWSEAMAGATYAIDVASPTPKLNFKNKAEMIRPAVDGVRRVLTASRDAGVKRVVLTSAYGAIFAGHKNRTTPYTEADWSDLNWKAIHPYQESKTRAELAAWDFINHEGRGLELTTVNPVAVMGPVLSAKYSHSNIQIQQFLEGQVKAVPNVDSGYVDVRDVASLHLLAMTAPQANGERFLATTGETLSMLDVANVLRQAFPAFASQLPTKTIPNAAVKLAAKARPELRMVASLVGTYAETSNHKAQTLLDWHPRPAAESIIATAQSMIDLGIVTKP, encoded by the coding sequence ATGCAAAAACAATTAGTCGTCGTCACTGGTGGTAGCGGTTTTATCGCCATTCATATCATTCGTCAATTATTACAACAAGGCTACGCCGTCCGCACAACGGTCCGCTCATTAGCCAAAGCACCCGTTATTAAAGAAATGCTGACCAATGGTGGTATCACCGACTTATCAGCTCTCGAAATTGTTGTGGCCGACCTGGCGCATGATGAACACTGGTCGGAAGCGATGGCCGGAGCCACTTATGCGATCGACGTCGCTTCCCCAACCCCAAAGCTCAACTTCAAAAACAAAGCTGAAATGATCCGACCAGCCGTTGACGGTGTTCGGCGGGTTCTAACTGCTAGTCGTGATGCGGGCGTTAAACGAGTCGTGTTAACGTCTGCGTACGGGGCCATCTTTGCTGGTCACAAAAATCGTACGACCCCCTACACTGAAGCTGACTGGTCTGATCTCAACTGGAAAGCGATCCATCCTTATCAAGAATCCAAGACACGTGCTGAATTAGCAGCTTGGGACTTTATTAACCATGAGGGCCGCGGGTTAGAATTAACAACGGTCAATCCCGTTGCCGTCATGGGTCCGGTGTTGTCCGCCAAATATTCACATTCCAATATTCAAATCCAACAATTCTTAGAAGGCCAAGTTAAAGCCGTTCCAAACGTTGATTCCGGTTATGTTGATGTTCGTGACGTGGCTAGTCTGCACTTGCTTGCCATGACCGCACCGCAAGCTAACGGCGAACGTTTTCTAGCCACAACGGGTGAGACGCTATCCATGCTTGACGTTGCAAATGTCTTAAGACAGGCCTTTCCAGCTTTTGCCAGTCAGCTACCAACCAAAACCATTCCCAATGCAGCGGTTAAGCTAGCCGCTAAGGCCCGACCAGAATTGCGAATGGTCGCCTCACTAGTTGGCACCTACGCGGAAACGAGCAATCATAAAGCCCAAACATTGTTGGATTGGCATCCCCGTCCCGCTGCGGAATCGATTATTGCAACCGCCCAATCTATGATTGACCTAGGAATCGTCACCAAACCATAA
- a CDS encoding TetR/AcrR family transcriptional regulator, translating into MAATNHAQAIKKDSQTYLTTALLQLLRTHDLDTITVTQVVKRAGVSRMAFYRNFTTLEDLLTAYFAPAIAARFQDVLQHVPANRKLLAMGQFFSDFAPTLRLAEQRGFENIIQQLFNANMTNYYQTTMANGTLTAVQLKYWTRFMSAGVYAIWREWLLGGQLESLTTIHELLATLQTATMQALTQAQK; encoded by the coding sequence ATGGCAGCGACCAATCACGCGCAAGCAATCAAAAAGGATTCACAAACTTATTTAACTACGGCCTTATTACAATTATTAAGGACTCATGATTTAGATACGATTACGGTGACCCAAGTTGTCAAGCGAGCTGGGGTCAGCCGGATGGCCTTTTACCGTAACTTTACGACACTCGAAGATCTTTTGACAGCGTACTTCGCCCCGGCGATTGCAGCGCGGTTTCAGGACGTCTTGCAGCATGTACCGGCCAATCGGAAGTTATTAGCGATGGGTCAATTTTTTAGTGATTTTGCGCCGACGTTACGACTGGCTGAGCAACGTGGTTTTGAAAATATTATTCAACAACTTTTTAACGCTAATATGACTAATTATTACCAAACAACGATGGCAAATGGGACGCTCACGGCGGTGCAACTTAAGTATTGGACAAGATTCATGAGTGCCGGGGTATACGCAATTTGGCGCGAATGGCTACTGGGTGGACAGTTGGAGTCCTTAACAACGATTCATGAATTACTAGCAACTTTGCAGACGGCAACGATGCAGGCGCTGACTCAGGCTCAAAAATGA
- a CDS encoding SDR family oxidoreductase: MKPLVVITGASSGFGAEIAKLFAADNYPLLLLGRRQAKLAALSANFENAMIDTVDVTNYHQFETAVRKAEAKYGKTDLLVNNAGLMLLGNVQNQDPQEWQTMLNTNVMGVLNGTQIVLNDMRDREHGTILNMSSLAGKKTFVNHAAYVASKFGVHGLSETLREENAPKNVRVMLVAPGAAETELLTHVTSKSALSDYEAWKASMGGLTLDPKHVAATVKFMYDMPQNVNIREVDIAATAQDA; encoded by the coding sequence ATGAAACCATTAGTCGTCATTACTGGAGCCAGTTCTGGCTTTGGTGCCGAGATTGCCAAGTTATTCGCCGCTGACAACTACCCACTGTTACTATTAGGGCGTCGCCAAGCAAAGTTAGCCGCCTTATCTGCGAACTTTGAAAATGCCATGATCGACACAGTCGATGTGACCAACTATCACCAATTCGAAACTGCCGTTCGCAAGGCCGAAGCCAAGTATGGCAAGACCGACTTACTAGTTAATAATGCGGGATTAATGTTACTAGGAAATGTTCAAAATCAGGACCCACAAGAGTGGCAAACCATGCTTAATACGAACGTGATGGGTGTTTTAAACGGCACTCAAATTGTCCTAAATGACATGCGTGACCGGGAACATGGAACGATTCTCAATATGTCATCGTTAGCTGGCAAGAAAACGTTCGTCAATCACGCCGCTTACGTTGCATCCAAGTTTGGCGTCCACGGGCTATCCGAGACACTCCGTGAAGAAAATGCGCCGAAGAACGTGCGCGTCATGCTGGTAGCCCCCGGTGCAGCCGAAACTGAGCTGTTAACCCACGTTACTAGCAAGTCGGCACTGTCCGATTACGAAGCATGGAAAGCTTCCATGGGTGGCCTGACTTTGGACCCCAAGCACGTAGCTGCCACGGTCAAGTTCATGTATGACATGCCGCAAAATGTCAATATCCGTGAAGTTGACATTGCTGCCACGGCCCAAGATGCTTAA
- a CDS encoding winged helix-turn-helix transcriptional regulator, with translation MLKERVTAQPRYRNEFDATMQLIRGKWKIMILFELAEVKVSRFADLQHHIQAVTHKTLASQLKELEQDELIERHDFKTAQPHVEYRLTAKGQSLIPILDAICTWGDQHVDPALIERSLCDE, from the coding sequence ATGTTAAAAGAACGGGTAACTGCGCAACCACGCTACCGAAATGAATTTGATGCCACGATGCAGTTGATTCGTGGTAAGTGGAAAATCATGATTTTGTTTGAACTGGCCGAGGTTAAAGTCAGCCGTTTTGCTGACTTGCAACACCATATTCAAGCGGTAACGCATAAAACACTGGCGAGTCAATTGAAGGAATTGGAACAAGATGAGTTGATCGAACGGCATGATTTTAAGACCGCTCAGCCGCATGTCGAATACCGGTTGACCGCTAAGGGGCAGAGCTTGATTCCCATCCTAGATGCGATTTGTACCTGGGGTGATCAACATGTTGATCCAGCTTTGATTGAACGTTCACTGTGTGACGAATAG
- a CDS encoding DUF1905 domain-containing protein, whose translation MKTYQFDAPIQAATIGKGGAYVACPFDIRDLFGKGRVKVHATFDEVPYNGSIVNMGVKNLDGSICYILGIRKDIRAKLHKSIGDVVAVTVTAID comes from the coding sequence ATGAAGACTTATCAATTTGACGCACCGATTCAAGCCGCAACAATTGGCAAAGGTGGGGCTTACGTGGCCTGTCCCTTCGATATTCGCGACCTTTTCGGTAAGGGGCGCGTCAAAGTCCATGCCACTTTCGATGAGGTCCCTTACAACGGTTCTATCGTTAATATGGGTGTTAAAAACCTTGATGGTAGTATTTGTTATATCTTAGGTATTCGTAAGGATATTCGTGCAAAACTCCACAAAAGCATTGGCGATGTCGTCGCTGTCACCGTAACGGCAATCGATTAA